The genome window ATCAACCCAACAGCCATAGGGATCTCGATCGTACCGACCAAGTCGCCCTCCTCGTTCTTCTCCCAAGTGGTCAAGGGGCTGTAGTGCCCACTCCTAGCAGCGTATGCGTGTGCGCCAGCCTCAAGAGCCCTCGTATCTTGTCCAGTAGCTAGAGCGACTGCGATGACCCCGTTCATTATCCCCTTGTTGTGTGTGGCGCATCTGTAGGGGTCTGCTGCGGCGAAAGCGTAGGCGCATACGATGTCGTCAACCACATTCTCGCCTCCCAGAGCGTTCTTATCGACTACAGTCTTGGCTCTAGCAAGCCTCTTAGACGCAAGGTTTGTTACTATTCGAAGATAGACCTTGCCCCTTGTCTTCTGCTCTATCAGCGGTGCTACAGCTTCGCACATAGTGTTGACAGCATTAGCACCCATAGCATCTCTGCAATCAACAAACAGCTCCGTGATAACCATAGGTCCGAGTAGCGTATGCAGAACCTTCACATCAAGATCCTTAGCACCACCACCTAGCCTAACCAGCACAGGGTCTTGGGCGTTGGCCAACTGTAAGATCTCTTCTTTGGACTCAAGTATCACCATCTTAGCCCAATATGGGTCAACGACCTTGGTCAACTGGATCTGCCCGATCATGATTGGTGGTGTTGCGCTTGTTGTGAAACCGCCCTTAACCCTAGCCATTTTGGCTGCGTTGCTTGCCGCTGCAACTACTGAAGGTTCCTCTATAGCCATAGGTATCAGATAATCCCTACCGTTGATTAGGAAGTTAACCGCGATACCGAGGGGGATCGTTATCCCGCCGATCACGTTTTCAATCATCCGATCCGCTAGATCTAAGCTCAACCCCTTCATCGAGCCTATCAGCGCCGCTTCCTCATCGGT of Nitrososphaerota archaeon contains these proteins:
- a CDS encoding hydroxymethylglutaryl-CoA reductase, degradative, which translates into the protein MSKTSLLPGFYKLSPEERLKVVKEFADLTDEEAALIGSMKGLSLDLADRMIENVIGGITIPLGIAVNFLINGRDYLIPMAIEEPSVVAAASNAAKMARVKGGFTTSATPPIMIGQIQLTKVVDPYWAKMVILESKEEILQLANAQDPVLVRLGGGAKDLDVKVLHTLLGPMVITELFVDCRDAMGANAVNTMCEAVAPLIEQKTRGKVYLRIVTNLASKRLARAKTVVDKNALGGENVVDDIVCAYAFAAADPYRCATHNKGIMNGVIAVALATGQDTRALEAGAHAYAARSGHYSPLTTWEKNEEGDLVGTIEIPMAVGLIGGATATHPVAKVCTKILGVKSAVELAQIMAAVGLAQNLAALRALSQEGIQRGHMKLHARNIAVAAGAQGALIDLVAQRMVAEKRIRFDRAKEILEELKRSSTTQQ